DNA sequence from the Terriglobia bacterium genome:
TCCAGAACACGACCGCGGAGTATGGGACCACCTTTGTGGCCTCGGTGGTCGGATAGAAGGGAGCCCTCTCGCCCCGCTCCCGGGTCCGCTCGACCCACGCCTTCATGGCCGCCGGGTCCCTGGGGTAGAGAGTTCCCGGGTCGTCGCTGCCGGAGAGATTGTTGAATCCTGGCGCCCAGGCATGCCACGGATTGGTCACGTTCAGCGGGACCATGAGGTCGCGCCAGCCGGGCGGCATCGGGCGGGCGGGGGTGGCCATCAACCCGAACACCGTCTGCCAAGGCTTCGCGAGCGCGAACGGGCGATCCATCATCCGCACGCGAACGACCGTGGCACCGTTCCCGGGCTCGACCGACAGGACCGACTCCTTGTCGGCGACCTGCCAGTCCTTCGGCGATTCCGCGAACCAGCAGAGGCCGCGATCGTCGTCCCCGAGCCAGAGCAGCGGCTTGAAGTGGCTCTTGAGCCCCCCGGCCGGAAGCTCTCCGGCGTTGGTGAGGCGCGGGTCGCGAGACGCCTCGAACCAGTGGTAGTAGAGCGCACGCTCGGCCTTGAACGGGATGCGTAGCTCCAGCCCTTCCAGGACGACCGGTTTCGTCTCGGGACTCAGGCTGAGTGTGATCTTGATGCAGCCGTCGTACTCGAGGTGCGATGTCACACGGACCGTCACGCCGGCAGCGACGGTGACGGAGTCGAGATCCACCTGGTTCCGCGCAGGCGTTATCGCCTGGTGGTCTGCCGTCTGGAAAACGAGGTCCCTGCCCCCGATCTTGCCCACCAACGTGATAGGCCCAGCGAGGATCTCGCTCTTTTGGGAGGTCACTTGCCTTGGGAACAGGCTGCCAAGGAAATCGTACGATCGCCCCCAGCACCCGACTTTCCCTCCCGAGGCGGATATCGGCGCCCAGGGTGGCGGGATCTCGTCCGTGATTCCCAGCCGATTGTTCCCCCATTTCGCCCGGTCGCTAAGGACTTGACCGAGTTGGACGTCGGTGAGCGGCGGGGTGCCCGGGGCCGTCGGCGACGAGGCGGCCGATGTCTGCCCCGACGGGAGGACTGGCGTCTCCGGCCCGGCCTTACTGCGCGCCGACTCGCCCGAGGCAGAAAAGAGAATGACGGCCACCAGGGGGGCAGCGGTCCGGAACCGTCGTTGCGGCATGTTGCTCGCCTTCAAAGTAGAGCATTCTCCCGCCCCGCGAGTGCGCAGGCAAACCTCGAGCGATGGCGATGACCTGTCTCGTCGGCTTCGAGGGGTCCCCTCCTCCTGCTACACTTCCCGTCGATGTGCCTCGATCGCTCCCCCGACGGCGACCGCGAGATTCGGCCGCTGAGCTTGCGCCGGAACTTCTCGTGGACGCTCGCAGGCAATCTCGTCTACGCGGGATGCCAGTGGGGGATGCTGGTCGTGCTCGCCAAGCTGGTGAGCCCGGAGGACGTCGGACAGTTCGCCCTTGGACTGGCGGTCACGGCCCCCGTGTTCATGTTCACGAACCTGCAGTTGCGCGCGGTGCAGGCGACGGACGCGGCGGAGGAGTTTCTATTCGGAGATTACGTCGGCCTCCGGCTCGTGCTCACGGGGGTCGCGCTCCTCGCGGTGATCGCGATCGCCCTGGCGTCGGGGTACAGGATCGGGACCGCAGCAGTGCTCATCTCGATGGGTATCGCGAAGGCGTTCGAATCGGTGAGCGATGTGCTCTACGGCCTCATGCAGCATCGCGAGCGCATGGACCGAATCGCCGTTTCCATGATGATCAAGGGTACCGTGTCCGTCACGGTCCTCGCCGTGGCCACCTACCTTTCCCGGAGCGTTTTCGTTGGCGTGATCGCGCTCGCGGTCTCCTGGGCGGCGGTCCTTGCCGCGTATGACGTTCCCAACGCCATCTGGATCCTCCGTTCCGCGCCTAACGGAGCGCACGGGCCGGGCGTGCGTTGGGACCCGTCGACGTTACGGCGCCTGGCACTCACTGCCCTCCCGCTCGGATTCGTGACGATGCTCGTTTCCCTCAACGCGAACATCCCGCGGTATTTCATCGAGCACCTCCTCGGGGAGAAGCAGCTCGCCTACTACGCGGCGATGGCTTATCTCCTGGTCGCCGGCAATACGATCGTCGCCGCGATGGCGCAGTCGACGAGTCCGCGAATGGCCCGCTGTTACGCGACCGGCGACCGCGATTCCCTGCGCCGTCTCGTGAACCGCCAGGTCGTCGTGTGCCTGGCGCTGGGCGGCGGCGGGATCGTCGTGGCGATCTTCGGTGGAACCTGGATCTTGAGAATCCTCTACCGTCCGGAATACGCGGCTTACCCGCGGGTCTTCACGATCCTCATGGCCGCCGCGGCGATCGTCTACGTCGGCAGCGTGCTTGGCGGGGCGGTGACGGCCACTCGCTGGTTTCGGGGACAGTCCTATGTCCACCTCGCATCGCTCGTCGTGGTCCTGGCGTCAAATTACGCTATGATTCCGATTCTCGGCCTGGAAGGGGCGGCGTGGGCGCTCGTCCTCGTGTCGCTTTTCGCCACGCTGGCCTACGCACTCATATTCATGGGGCGCCTGACGCGCGGTGCCGGTTCGTCCCGGGCTGTGCCCTCATCGGATGCGGCTTAGATCATGGTCGATACCATCCTCGAACCGAACGTCGTGCACTGCGCCGTGGCGCCGGGACACGGTTACGACGCCGCGGAATCCGTTGCTGCGCCCGAGCTACCGTCGGGCCGCGCGTCAACGGCCGCGGCGATAGCACTTCGGCAGCTCCTCCGGCACGCGGGGCTGGATCGAGCGAGGTACGGCACCGCGGAGTGGAAACCTCTGCGGGAGATCGTCCGCGCCGGCGCCTCCGTCTTGCTCAAGCCGAACTGGGTCCTACACGAGAATCACTCCGGCTCGGGACTCGAGTCCCTGGTTACCCATGTCAGCGTGATCGAGTCCTTTCTCCCCTACCTCGCCCAAGTTAGGCCCGGCCGGGTCGTCATCGGCGACGCGCCGGTCCAGGGGTGCGATTTCCATGCTCTGGCGACCGCGGTCGGAATCGACGAGATCGTCGAGCGGTATCAACGGACCCTACCTGATCTCGTCGTTCGCGACTTTCGGCTCACGGAGCTGGTCGGCGCGCGGTCCTGGAGTCGTCTGCGCGAAACCGGTAGGTCCGCAGCGGACTACGTCCAGTTCGACCTTGGGTGCGACAGCCTGCTCGAGCCCCTTGCGGGGACCGCCGATCGGCTGCGCGTCACGATGTACGATCCGGGCAGGATGCAGGAGACGCACGCGCCCGGGCGTCATCGTTACCTGATCGCGCGCGAGGCGTTGGAGGCCGAGGTCGTCTTCAATCTCCCGAAGCTGAAGACGCACAAGAAGGCGGCGATCACCGGGGCCCTCAAGAATGCGGTCGGGATCAACGGTAGCAAGGCGTCCCTTCCTCACCATCGAAAAGGCAATTCGACAGTCGGAGGCGATTGCTATCGGGAGCGTTCGCTGATCAAGAGTTGGGCGGAAGACGTCCTCGACGCGATGAATCACACGGACAGCCGGGTCGCCCGGTACTCGCTGGCGAAGCTCGTCTCGACGCTGAAGCTCTACGCGTCCTCTCTCGGACAGGACGTGGATTTCGAAGGCTCGTGGTACGGGAACGATACGGTCTGGAGGATGAGCCTCGACATCCAGCGGATCCTGCACTACGGCCGCGCGGATGGCGGCCTGGCCGACGCCGCGCAGCGCGCGGTCCTCACCCTGACCGATGCCATCGTGGCCGGCGAGGGAGAAGGCCCGCTGGCCCCGACGCCGGTTCCGCTCGGGCTCCTGACGTTCGGGATCAACGTCGCGGCACTCGAATGGGCTCATGCCGGCTTGATGGGCCTCGATCCGATGGCGGTGCCGATCGTCCGCGAGGCGTTTTCCCAGTTCCGGTACCCTCTGGCGACCTTCTCGCCCTCGGACGTGAGCGTCGTTCTCGACGGGACACGGATTTCCCCCGAGGATCTGGCACGCCGCCACGGTCGCGCGTTCCTCCCCCCCAAGGGATGGCGCCAGCACTGCGAGAAGCAAGTCAGCGAGAAGGCGGCATGCTGAGCGCCGCACTCTGGAAGACCTATTTCCGTTTTCGCGACCTCGCGTCGTGGTGGGCGGACACCGACCGCTTTCTGGAATTGCGACCCGATGCAGCCCGACGCGACATGGCGGGCCGTCTTCTCGGCCAGGTTCGTCATTTCGCTTCCAGGCCCGACGCGCTTCCCGAGTGGAAGGATGCAGCGAAGATCACCGAGCCCGAGGACCTCTGGCGACTCTGGCCTTCGCTTCCGATCCTGCAGAAGGAAGACTTGAGGACAAGGTTCAATCCCTCCGAGATGATCCGGCGCATGGGCCTAGAGGGCGTTGTGTCCGCCACGGGAGGGTCAACGGGCGAGCCGACCCCCTATCTTCACGACCGCGGCATGCTTAGGGCCACCACGGCAACGCGCCTCTATTGCCGGCTGAAGTTCGGGTGGACGCCGGGAATGGCCACCGTGGGCGTGTGGGGTTCGGAGCGAGATATCGGCAAGCAGCGGTCCCTCCGCAATCAGGTATCGTCGAGGCTTCGAAATGACTGGATGGTGGACGGCTACGCTCTGGACCAGGGAACGGTCGACGCCTTTCTCGGTCTGCTGCGGAGACATCGGACCGTGGCGGTCTTCGGATTCTCGAGCATGCTCGAGTTCGTCGCCCGTGAAACCCTCGCGAGAGGTGATGGAGCGCCGTCCCACCACGTCCGAACCGCCTGGAACGGGGGCGAGATGCTCTACGAGCCGCAGTCGGCTCTTTTCGAGCGGGCGTTCGACGTGCCCATCCGCAATCTCTATGGCGGCCGTGAGCTTGGGGCGATGGCCTATCAGTGGGACCGCGGGAGGTCGCTGCGCGTGCTCCGACCCTGGGTGCTCCCGGAAATCGTGGACGACGACGGCAAACGGGTATCACCCGGAGAATCCGGCAGGCTTGTTTTCACGAGCACCGTCTGTCGCGGCACACCGTTCCTCCGCTACGACATCGGTGATATCGGTCGAAGCGACGCCCACTCCGAGAACGAGTCGGGCATCGTGGCCTTGAAACATCTGGAAGGGCGCTCGGCCGGGCTCATCCGGTTACCCGACGGGCGGACGGTAAGTTGTCTGTACTGGAATCACCTCTTCAAGGAGTTCCATGAGGTTCGACAGTTCCAGATCGTAGGTCACTCCGATTGCTCGATCGACATCCGCCTGCTCGGGGATCGAATGAGTCCAGATCGGGACGATCGTCTCAGGGCCACCCTTCGGGAATTCCTCGGGCCGGCGCGGTTCAGCGTGACGTACGTTGACGCGCTACCGAGGAGCCGCGAAGGGAAGCTGCAACAGACTCTGCGCGAGCCATGAACCCCGCGTCAATCCCCATACGCGTGCTGCAGGTGTTCGGCCAGATGAATCGCGGCGGTGCCGAACTCCGGACGCTCGAAATCATGCGTCGAACCAATCGCAGCGAGTTCCAACTCAAGTTCTGCGTGCTGAGCGGACTGGCCGGGGACCTCGACGACGAGATTCGCGCGCTCGGTGGATCTGTGCATCGTTGCCGTCTCGGGCCACTCTTCCCCTTGCGCTTCCGCCATCTAATCGCGCGCGAGGGCGTCGACGTGGTGCAGTCCCATGTCCACTACTTCTCGGGTTACGTGCTAGCCCTTGCAAAGCGCGCAGGGGTGCCGGTCCGCATCGCGCACTTTCGCAGCACCACGGACGGCCAGCCCGATACCCTCCGACGCCGAATTCAAAGGAAATGGATGCGGCGACTGATCGAACGGGATGCAACTCACGTCCTTGCGAACGGAAAGGCAGTGATGGAAGCAGCCTGGGGGCCCGATTGGGGCTCCGACGGACGACGCGAGATCGTCTTCAACGGGCTCGATCCAGCGCCGTACGCAGCCACGCCTGACAAGGACGGTCTTCGGAGGGAACTGCGTATTCCCGACAACGCGCGCGTTGTGATCCACGTCGGACGTCTCGACCGCCCGAAGAACCACACGAGACTGGTCCGCATTTTTCTGGAGTTGTCCCGTCTCGAGGGCAACACCTGGCTACTTCTGGTCGGTCGTGGCGGAAACCAACTCGAGGAGGTGATCCACCGCGATGTCACGCGCCTGGGTCTCCAATCCAAAGTACTCTTCCTGGGCCTTCGGAGCGACGTGCCACGCCTTATGCTGGGATCCGATCTCATGATATTCCCGTCCACCTGGGAAGGGCTCCCCGGAGTCCTGCTGGAGGCGTGCGCCGCGGATCTTCCGGTCCTTGCAAGCGACATCGCGCCGAATCGTGAGGTGGCGGACTTCTTCGAGTCCGTACGACTCCTTCCGTTGGCCGCATCGGACGCGGAATGGGCGTCCGTCGCGGCTGCTTTGTCCAAAGAGGCGCGGCGCTCTCGTGATGGCCCGGAGGCTATATTGCGCAGTCCTTTCTCGATTCGCGTTTGCGCGGAGGCGCATCGGACTGTATGGCAGGGTCGCTCACCGGACGCACTTCGAGACATCTACCGCCGGTTCGATCCAGTTTCTGGGACCTCGCTCGGGGACTCTGCCACGTCCTCGCGGTGGACAGAGCCATCGTGACCGCTAAAGACGCTCGCCGACTTGGTCACAGCTGTCTTGTGGTGCAGTTCTGCGTGCTTCTGTTCGTCCTCGCACTCGTCGGGATTTACCGAACGACGTCGCTGGATCCCGAGCGCGCGATCTATCCGACATCGGTTCTCCTGCTCGGCCTGTTGATTTGGTCGCTTTGGTCGTGGCGGGCTCTCACCGGCTCCCTCTTCGATCCTTATTGCCTCGTCTTCATCTCCGGGACGCTATTCAACGCCGGCCAGCCAATTCTTGAGGTCTTCGGGCTCAACAGGAACGGCATTTTGGACGGGATGTTTCCCGCCGACACCACGCTCAGTGCATTGCTGTTGGTGGCAATCGGCCTCTCCTCCCTTCACCTCGGGGCTCTGGCATGTCTCGCGAGGTCGCGAATCCAACCGCAGGGTCGGGGCGGACGTCCCGACGGTTCGTCTGAGCCATCCCAGGGCGACCTGCGGCTGGTGGGCGTCGCCCTCCTCGTGGTCTCGCTCGCTCCTGCGCTGATTCAACTGAGTAAGGCGGTCTCGGTGGTGATGGCGAGCGGCTATTTTGCCCTCTACCAGCAGGATTCGGTCTTCGGTGTCGCGGCCGCACCTCAGGTCCTAGCGGCCTTCCTGGTCCCGTCGGCCCTCTTCCTTCTGGCGGGGAGCAAGCACCGCCCGCGCACGGCCGCCATCTCGGTAATCGTGATCATCGGCTACGCCCTGGTTTCCTTCTTCCTCGGCGCCCGCGGCGGAGGCGCGTATCCGCTGGTGGCAGCAGCCTGGCTGTTTCACCGGTGGATCCGTCGCTTACCCCCATTGGTCATCGCTGTCGCGAGCTTTGCCGTCCTCTTCGTCGCTTTTCCTCTCATCCGAGAGACCCGGGGTATTGCTGGCGAGGCACGCCTTTCTGCTCCTGTTCTCGTCGACAGCTTCTCTTCCATCGACAACCCAGTCGCCGCCGTCGTCTCGGAGATGGGCGGGTCACTCCGCACAGTGGCTCATACGCTTGAACTAGTCCCTGCCAGCCGGCCATTCGATATGGGCGCGGGTTACATGTACGCGGCACTGGCCGTGATTCCGAACCTCTTTTGGGACGTTCACCCGGCCATGGGCCATGGGATTTATGCCGTATGGCTGGTGCAGACCGTCGAGCCGCTCTTGGCCCAAGTCGGTGGTGGCCTTGGCTTTTCTTTTATCGCGGAAGCCTACGCGAATTTCGGGTGGCCCGGGACCCCGCTGCTGTTCATGATCATGGGATTCCTCCTCGTCCGCATCGTCGTTTGGGCAGAATGGGGTGACCGACCCGCCCGATCCGCAATGCTCGCGAGCTTCCTGGCATTCCTGCTCTTCTTCCCCCGCAGCGAGAGCATCGTCGTCTTCCGGGCCTTGCTCTGGTACGGGTTTCTTCCTTACTGCATGGCGTTGGTGCTCCAGACGTACAGGATTTCCCGGCGAGCGCGGCGGGGTTTTTGAGAGTCAGCAGGTGTCGACACCCCCCTCATTGCCCAGCAAGCAGCGAGAAGGGCCAGATGATCTATTTCGGAGCATTGCGCGGCCGGACCAAGGCGCGTCGCGAAGTCTGCTTGTCACGCTGGCCTTTCGCTGACAATGGGCGGTCAGGACCCTGTTGAGGGAGACGGTTCTCGTAATGCGACTACTCATGCTCCTCGAATATCGGTTCCAGCGCACGCCCGACGGCACCGTCTGGACAGAAGGCGCCTTTTCGTACCCTTTCTTGATCCAGCGCCCGAAGGTCTTCGACAGTATCCGGGTATTGGCTCGCGTCAAGGACATACCAGAAAGACGCTCTAACTCGACTCGCGTCGATGGGCCTGGCGTGACGTTTGCCCCGGTCCCGAACTACGTGGGCGTCGGGCAGTATCTACTTCGCGCACAGCGGGTCCGCGCCGCGATCCGGCGCGCCTTCGAGCCCGGCGATGCCGTCGCGTTCCGCGGCGGGTCGCAGGTGGCGGCGACGCTCGCGCTCGCACTCCGAGAACGTCGCTACCCGTACGGCGTGCGTGTCGTCGGGGATCCCTACGAGGTTCTTGCACCAGGTGTCGTTAGTCACCCGCTGCGGCCCTTCCTCCGCTACTGGGTGACGCGGCAGCTCCGCCAGCAATGCGCCTGGGCGAGCGCCGTGGCCTACGTCACGTCGATGGTGCTGCAAAGACGTTATCCGGCGTCGCCCGGGGCATTCTCGACTCACTACTCGGACGTCGAGCTCCCTCCGGAAGCGTTCGTGGCGTCGCCCCGCTCCCTCTCGCCCGAAGGTCGCCCGTTTCGAATCGTCTTCGTGGGGGCCTTGGCGCAGATGTACAAGGGCGCGGACGTGCTCCTGGACGCCCTGGCGATGTGTGCGGGCAAGGGTCTGAGTCTCGAGGCGACCCTGGTGGGGGACGGACGCTACCGAGGGGCGCTCGAGGAACAGGCTGCGAAGCTGGGTCTCTTGGAGCGGGCCCGCTTCATCGGGCAGCTCGCGTCGGGAGCGGCCGTGCGAGAGGAGCTCGATCGGGGGGATCTCTTCGTCCTCCCGTCCCGCACCGAGGGGCTCCCGAGAGCCCTTCTCGAGGCCATGGCGCGAGGGCTGCCGTGCGTCGCGACGGCGGTCGGAGGAATCCCGGAGCTCTTGCCGGCGGCTGACACCGTGCCTCCCAACGACGCCCCCGCGCTGGCGCGGAAACTGGAGGAGGTGATCGCGTCGCCGGAGCGGCGAGCGGCGATGTCGCTCGCAAACCTCGAGACCGCTTCAGGCTACCGCGAGGACATGGGCGCGGCCCGTCGCGCGGCGTTCTACGGCGAGGTCCGGGATCGAACGGAGCGGTGGCGTCGCGATGCGGCGCGGCGCGTCTGAGAGGTCGTTCGCGAGCGTTTCCGTGTTTGACCCTCCGCAGGCCCACGGTCTACCCTTCGTGCGCCATGGGGATTCCCGATTCGAAGGCAACTGGCGCGACGATCGTCCACGTCACGAGCGTGCCGGAGACTCTCGGCTTCCTGGCCGGACAGATCGCCTACTCGGGGCGTCGCGGCATCGCCGCCCAGGTCGTGTCCTCCGGTGGCCCGGCGCTCAACGCGTTCGGGCGCGATCAGGAGGTTCCCGCCCACAAGGTGGCGATGCCGAGGCGCATCACGCCGTTCCGGGATTTCCGGGCGCTGTGGGCGATGGCGAAACTGCTTCACCGGCTGGCTCCCGACATCGTCCATTCCCACACCCCGAAGGGAGGACTCGTCGGGACGCTCGGTGCCTGGCTCGCCAAGGTTCCCGCGAGGATCTACCACATTCACGGCCTGCCCTACCTCACCGCAAGCGGCTCGAAACGGCGTCTGCTTCTGTGGACCGAGCGGGTCTCGTCGCGATTTGCGCACCAGGTGCTCTGCGTGAGCCCGTCGGTCCGTGACGTCGTCGTGGCGGATCGCATCTGTCCCCCGGCGAAGATCAAGGTCCTTTGCTCAGGGAGCATCGCCGGAGTGGACGCGGCGGCGCGTTTCGACCCCGCGCGGTTCGATACGCGGGCACGCCGGGAGGCACGGGAGCGGCTGGGGGTGTCGCCGGCCGCGGTGACCCTCGGTTTCGTGGGGCGCCTCGTGCGGGACAAGGGCATTCTCGAGCTCAGCGAGGCGTGGAGATCGCTCCGCGATCGGCAGCCGTCGCTGCACCTCGTGCTCATCGGCGAGTCCGAGCCGCATGATCCGCTGCCCGGCGGCCTTCTGGAAGGTCTCAGATCCGATCCGAGGGTGCATCTCGCCGGGCACATCGACGACATGCCGGCGGCCTATGCGGCCCTCGATCTGGTCGTCGTCCCCACCTACCGCGAGGGGTTCGGCCTCGTGGCGATCGAGGCCGCCGCCATGCAGATCGCCGTGGTGGCGAGCCGCGTCCCCGGTTGCGTCGACGCGGTCGTGGACGGCGTCACGGGCACCCTCGTTCCGCCGAGGGATCCCGCGGCTCTCGCTGCGGCGGTCACGACGTACCTGGAGGACGAGGGGCTGCGGCAGAAGCACGGCCGGGCGGGGCGCGAGCGGACGCTTCGGGACTTTCGCCCTGAAGACATCTGGAAGGCGACCCACCGCGAGTACGAGCGTCTCCTCCTAAGATCTCGGCGCTCCGGCTCGACCCTCGCGAAGAGGTCCTTCG
Encoded proteins:
- a CDS encoding oligosaccharide flippase family protein, with the protein product MCLDRSPDGDREIRPLSLRRNFSWTLAGNLVYAGCQWGMLVVLAKLVSPEDVGQFALGLAVTAPVFMFTNLQLRAVQATDAAEEFLFGDYVGLRLVLTGVALLAVIAIALASGYRIGTAAVLISMGIAKAFESVSDVLYGLMQHRERMDRIAVSMMIKGTVSVTVLAVATYLSRSVFVGVIALAVSWAAVLAAYDVPNAIWILRSAPNGAHGPGVRWDPSTLRRLALTALPLGFVTMLVSLNANIPRYFIEHLLGEKQLAYYAAMAYLLVAGNTIVAAMAQSTSPRMARCYATGDRDSLRRLVNRQVVVCLALGGGGIVVAIFGGTWILRILYRPEYAAYPRVFTILMAAAAIVYVGSVLGGAVTATRWFRGQSYVHLASLVVVLASNYAMIPILGLEGAAWALVLVSLFATLAYALIFMGRLTRGAGSSRAVPSSDAA
- a CDS encoding DUF362 domain-containing protein translates to MVDTILEPNVVHCAVAPGHGYDAAESVAAPELPSGRASTAAAIALRQLLRHAGLDRARYGTAEWKPLREIVRAGASVLLKPNWVLHENHSGSGLESLVTHVSVIESFLPYLAQVRPGRVVIGDAPVQGCDFHALATAVGIDEIVERYQRTLPDLVVRDFRLTELVGARSWSRLRETGRSAADYVQFDLGCDSLLEPLAGTADRLRVTMYDPGRMQETHAPGRHRYLIAREALEAEVVFNLPKLKTHKKAAITGALKNAVGINGSKASLPHHRKGNSTVGGDCYRERSLIKSWAEDVLDAMNHTDSRVARYSLAKLVSTLKLYASSLGQDVDFEGSWYGNDTVWRMSLDIQRILHYGRADGGLADAAQRAVLTLTDAIVAGEGEGPLAPTPVPLGLLTFGINVAALEWAHAGLMGLDPMAVPIVREAFSQFRYPLATFSPSDVSVVLDGTRISPEDLARRHGRAFLPPKGWRQHCEKQVSEKAAC
- a CDS encoding glycosyltransferase, with amino-acid sequence MLQVFGQMNRGGAELRTLEIMRRTNRSEFQLKFCVLSGLAGDLDDEIRALGGSVHRCRLGPLFPLRFRHLIAREGVDVVQSHVHYFSGYVLALAKRAGVPVRIAHFRSTTDGQPDTLRRRIQRKWMRRLIERDATHVLANGKAVMEAAWGPDWGSDGRREIVFNGLDPAPYAATPDKDGLRRELRIPDNARVVIHVGRLDRPKNHTRLVRIFLELSRLEGNTWLLLVGRGGNQLEEVIHRDVTRLGLQSKVLFLGLRSDVPRLMLGSDLMIFPSTWEGLPGVLLEACAADLPVLASDIAPNREVADFFESVRLLPLAASDAEWASVAAALSKEARRSRDGPEAILRSPFSIRVCAEAHRTVWQGRSPDALRDIYRRFDPVSGTSLGDSATSSRWTEPS
- a CDS encoding O-antigen polysaccharide polymerase Wzy family protein codes for the protein MTAKDARRLGHSCLVVQFCVLLFVLALVGIYRTTSLDPERAIYPTSVLLLGLLIWSLWSWRALTGSLFDPYCLVFISGTLFNAGQPILEVFGLNRNGILDGMFPADTTLSALLLVAIGLSSLHLGALACLARSRIQPQGRGGRPDGSSEPSQGDLRLVGVALLVVSLAPALIQLSKAVSVVMASGYFALYQQDSVFGVAAAPQVLAAFLVPSALFLLAGSKHRPRTAAISVIVIIGYALVSFFLGARGGGAYPLVAAAWLFHRWIRRLPPLVIAVASFAVLFVAFPLIRETRGIAGEARLSAPVLVDSFSSIDNPVAAVVSEMGGSLRTVAHTLELVPASRPFDMGAGYMYAALAVIPNLFWDVHPAMGHGIYAVWLVQTVEPLLAQVGGGLGFSFIAEAYANFGWPGTPLLFMIMGFLLVRIVVWAEWGDRPARSAMLASFLAFLLFFPRSESIVVFRALLWYGFLPYCMALVLQTYRISRRARRGF
- a CDS encoding glycosyltransferase family 4 protein; this encodes MRLLMLLEYRFQRTPDGTVWTEGAFSYPFLIQRPKVFDSIRVLARVKDIPERRSNSTRVDGPGVTFAPVPNYVGVGQYLLRAQRVRAAIRRAFEPGDAVAFRGGSQVAATLALALRERRYPYGVRVVGDPYEVLAPGVVSHPLRPFLRYWVTRQLRQQCAWASAVAYVTSMVLQRRYPASPGAFSTHYSDVELPPEAFVASPRSLSPEGRPFRIVFVGALAQMYKGADVLLDALAMCAGKGLSLEATLVGDGRYRGALEEQAAKLGLLERARFIGQLASGAAVREELDRGDLFVLPSRTEGLPRALLEAMARGLPCVATAVGGIPELLPAADTVPPNDAPALARKLEEVIASPERRAAMSLANLETASGYREDMGAARRAAFYGEVRDRTERWRRDAARRV
- a CDS encoding sugar transferase translates to MTLRRPTVYPSCAMGIPDSKATGATIVHVTSVPETLGFLAGQIAYSGRRGIAAQVVSSGGPALNAFGRDQEVPAHKVAMPRRITPFRDFRALWAMAKLLHRLAPDIVHSHTPKGGLVGTLGAWLAKVPARIYHIHGLPYLTASGSKRRLLLWTERVSSRFAHQVLCVSPSVRDVVVADRICPPAKIKVLCSGSIAGVDAAARFDPARFDTRARREARERLGVSPAAVTLGFVGRLVRDKGILELSEAWRSLRDRQPSLHLVLIGESEPHDPLPGGLLEGLRSDPRVHLAGHIDDMPAAYAALDLVVVPTYREGFGLVAIEAAAMQIAVVASRVPGCVDAVVDGVTGTLVPPRDPAALAAAVTTYLEDEGLRQKHGRAGRERTLRDFRPEDIWKATHREYERLLLRSRRSGSTLAKRSFDIAAAATGLVLLSPLLATIALLVRGFMGAPVLFRQVRPGIGEIPFTMLKFRTMLDRSDRDGRPLPDSERLTPLGRFLRRLSLDELPELWNVLRGDLSLVGPRPLLMRYLPYYSTHERLRFEVPPGITGWSQIHGRNRSSWNERLDYDVWYVEHRSFLLDLRILFITLWKVVGRSGVVVDARSTMLNLDEERRGRVADVSAPGPVGGPTVP